One genomic region from Thermoleptolyngbya sichuanensis A183 encodes:
- a CDS encoding D-alanyl-D-alanine carboxypeptidase — protein sequence MSALLGCLSVGLFPMELLAAEQETAEPMQVVDWAGWKDSSWLEALVQPQLVQDPTAIAALRQHLLALEAMGMPASAQGIWVQSGSQILSEHKGLEPIPAASLTKIPTTLAALKTWGTSHTFNTTVGVTGPIKNGVVRGDLVIQGGGDPLFVWEEAIALGNALEQRGIRRVEGNLVIAGNFAMNFKGDPQTAGALLRQGINADLWTGEAQTQYTQLPPGTPQPRVAIAGEVVSLAQPPVFTPVLQRRSLSLVQVLKAMNIFSNNFIADSVAQQLGGGSAVARTAAAAANIPAEEVRLINGSGLGEENQISPRAVVAMLTATQRSLQAEGLSVSDLFPVVGRERGTLGDRRITAGTPVKTGTLDRVSSLAGALPTRDRGVVWFAIIDIGTADLGSVRAEQDRLLQALVSQWGEATPVPAEIQPSDRLPIYQQQLGDPARNVPR from the coding sequence ATGTCGGCACTGCTGGGCTGTTTGAGTGTTGGACTGTTTCCTATGGAACTGTTGGCAGCGGAGCAAGAAACTGCTGAGCCGATGCAAGTGGTAGATTGGGCGGGCTGGAAAGACAGCAGTTGGCTGGAGGCGCTGGTGCAGCCGCAGCTTGTGCAAGATCCAACGGCGATCGCCGCCCTTCGTCAACACTTGCTGGCCCTGGAGGCGATGGGAATGCCCGCCAGCGCTCAGGGGATATGGGTGCAGTCGGGCAGCCAAATTTTGAGTGAACACAAAGGTCTGGAGCCGATTCCAGCGGCCTCGCTGACCAAAATTCCGACCACGCTGGCAGCGCTTAAAACCTGGGGTACGTCGCATACGTTCAATACCACTGTGGGCGTGACGGGGCCCATCAAAAATGGCGTGGTGCGCGGCGATCTGGTGATTCAGGGCGGCGGCGATCCGCTGTTTGTCTGGGAGGAGGCGATCGCCCTGGGAAATGCCTTAGAACAGCGGGGCATCCGGCGGGTAGAGGGCAATCTGGTGATCGCGGGCAACTTTGCCATGAACTTCAAAGGCGATCCCCAAACGGCCGGGGCACTCCTGCGACAGGGGATCAACGCTGACCTGTGGACAGGCGAAGCGCAGACCCAATACACCCAGCTTCCGCCCGGTACGCCCCAGCCCCGCGTGGCGATCGCGGGTGAAGTGGTTAGCCTAGCCCAGCCGCCTGTCTTTACGCCCGTGCTGCAACGCCGCTCCCTCAGCCTGGTGCAGGTATTGAAGGCAATGAATATTTTCAGCAACAACTTCATTGCCGACTCAGTGGCGCAACAGCTTGGCGGTGGCTCGGCGGTGGCTCGAACAGCAGCAGCGGCGGCAAACATACCCGCTGAAGAAGTCCGGCTGATCAACGGCTCCGGGCTGGGCGAAGAAAACCAGATTTCTCCCCGCGCTGTGGTGGCGATGCTGACGGCAACCCAGCGATCGCTCCAGGCGGAGGGACTCAGCGTGTCTGACCTGTTTCCCGTCGTCGGGCGCGAACGGGGAACCCTAGGCGATCGCCGCATTACGGCCGGCACGCCGGTCAAAACAGGCACGCTCGATCGGGTCAGTTCGCTGGCGGGGGCCCTACCGACGCGCGATCGCGGCGTAGTGTGGTTTGCCATTATCGACATTGGCACAGCCGACCTGGGCAGCGTCCGCGCCGAGCAAGACCGCCTCTTGCAAGCCCTCGTCAGCCAGTGGGGAGAAGCAACCCCCGTTCCCGCAGAAATTCAGCCGAGCGATCGCCTGCCCATCTATCAACAGCAGCTTGGCGACCCAGCACGAAACGTACCGCGATAG
- a CDS encoding LabA-like NYN domain-containing protein, with product MLSHHTESDAVFTPEQVLENRGRVAIFIDGSNLFYAALQLGIEIDYTKLLCRLTSGSRLLRSFFYTGVDRTNEKQQGFLLWMRRNGYRVISKDLVQLPDGSKKANLDVEIAVDMMALVGAYDTAVLVSGDGDLAYAVDAVSYRGVRVEVVSLRSMTSDSLINVADRYIDLDSIKEDIQKTPRHNYTYRPLSGIGLSDEQESE from the coding sequence ATGCTAAGCCACCATACAGAGAGCGATGCAGTGTTTACTCCAGAGCAGGTGCTAGAAAATCGCGGCCGTGTGGCCATTTTTATCGACGGGTCTAACCTGTTTTATGCCGCGCTACAACTCGGCATTGAAATTGACTATACTAAGCTGCTCTGCCGCCTTACATCTGGCTCACGGCTGCTGCGGTCGTTCTTCTACACTGGCGTAGACCGCACCAACGAGAAGCAGCAGGGCTTTTTACTGTGGATGCGGCGCAATGGCTATCGCGTGATTTCCAAAGACCTGGTGCAACTGCCGGATGGTTCCAAAAAAGCCAATTTGGACGTAGAAATTGCCGTAGATATGATGGCGCTGGTGGGGGCCTATGATACGGCGGTGCTGGTGAGCGGGGATGGCGACCTGGCCTATGCCGTAGATGCGGTGAGCTATCGGGGCGTGCGGGTGGAGGTGGTCAGCCTGCGCTCAATGACCAGCGATAGCCTGATTAACGTAGCCGATCGCTACATCGACCTGGATTCTATTAAAGAAGACATCCAGAAAACGCCCCGACACAACTACACCTATCGTCCGCTGTCGGGTATTGGGCTGTCGGATGAGCAAGAGTCAGAATAG
- the glmM gene encoding phosphoglucosamine mutase — protein sequence MVVSPVWSGSSRLADRAPASGRAVDELWSPLSLPAGKLFGTDGIRGRAGDLLTAPLAFQVGYRAGQVLKTSEAGPMILGQDSRNSSDMLSAALSAGLASAGLEVWNLGLCPTPAVAYLANKLGAAGGVMISASHNPPEDNGIKFFSSQGAKLAPELQAQIEAALRSPLESAPALTNTGLCCDRPELLQDYVASLHQPFQPQVSLAGLKIVLDLAWGAAANLGERVFREMGAEVICLHDAPDGDRINVNCGSTHLASLKAAVLEHQADMGFAFDGDADRMMAVDSQGRVIDGDYVLYLWGNTLRQAGQLPNDTLISTVMANLGFERAWEAQGGTLVRTAVGDQYVHAEMVKRGAKLGGEQSGHILCPHYAVSGDGMLTALHLAALVKQSGVSLADLRDQSFQTYPQLLRNVRVEDRDRRLNWHTCEPLQRAIAQAESDMGDRGRILVRASGTEPVIRVMVEAAHADLVDHWTTHLVSVVETHLAG from the coding sequence ATGGTCGTTTCTCCTGTATGGTCGGGGTCGTCTCGCCTTGCGGATCGCGCTCCGGCAAGCGGACGGGCGGTTGATGAGCTTTGGAGTCCGCTGTCGCTACCGGCGGGCAAGCTGTTTGGCACAGACGGAATTCGTGGACGGGCGGGAGATTTGCTGACGGCTCCATTGGCGTTTCAGGTTGGCTACCGAGCAGGGCAAGTGCTGAAAACGTCCGAGGCGGGCCCGATGATTTTGGGACAAGATTCGCGCAACTCTAGCGATATGCTGTCGGCGGCGCTGTCGGCGGGGCTGGCTTCCGCAGGGCTGGAGGTGTGGAACCTGGGCCTGTGCCCGACTCCGGCGGTAGCCTACCTGGCCAACAAACTGGGCGCGGCGGGCGGCGTGATGATTTCCGCCAGCCACAACCCGCCAGAAGACAACGGCATCAAGTTTTTTAGCAGCCAGGGGGCAAAGCTGGCCCCAGAATTGCAAGCCCAAATCGAAGCAGCGCTGCGATCGCCCCTGGAAAGCGCCCCCGCTCTGACGAATACGGGCCTGTGCTGCGATCGCCCGGAACTGCTGCAAGACTACGTTGCGTCGCTGCATCAGCCCTTCCAGCCCCAAGTCAGCCTCGCAGGGCTAAAAATTGTGCTGGATCTGGCCTGGGGCGCAGCGGCAAACCTGGGTGAACGGGTCTTCCGCGAAATGGGCGCTGAGGTAATTTGCCTGCACGACGCACCCGATGGCGATCGCATCAATGTCAACTGCGGTTCCACCCATCTGGCTTCTCTCAAGGCTGCGGTTCTAGAGCATCAGGCCGACATGGGGTTTGCCTTTGATGGCGATGCCGACCGGATGATGGCCGTAGACAGCCAGGGGCGCGTCATTGATGGCGATTACGTCCTGTATCTCTGGGGTAACACGCTGCGTCAGGCAGGACAACTGCCCAACGACACGCTGATTTCCACCGTGATGGCAAATCTCGGCTTTGAGCGGGCCTGGGAAGCGCAGGGCGGAACCCTGGTGAGAACTGCCGTGGGCGACCAGTATGTTCACGCCGAAATGGTGAAGCGGGGCGCAAAGCTGGGCGGCGAACAGTCGGGCCACATCCTCTGCCCGCATTACGCGGTGTCCGGCGACGGGATGCTGACGGCGCTGCACCTGGCGGCCCTGGTCAAGCAGTCTGGGGTGTCTCTGGCCGACCTGCGCGATCAGAGCTTCCAGACCTATCCCCAACTGTTGCGGAACGTGCGCGTGGAAGACCGCGATCGCCGCCTGAACTGGCACACCTGCGAACCCCTGCAACGAGCGATCGCCCAGGCAGAATCCGACATGGGCGATCGCGGCCGCATCCTCGTCCGCGCATCGGGCACCGAACCTGTCATTCGCGTCATGGTAGAAGCCGCCCACGCTGATCTGGTAGACCACTGGACAACGCACCTCGTCTCCGTAGTCGAAACACACTTAGCGGGCTAA
- the metG gene encoding methionine--tRNA ligase — protein sequence MTSFSKEKNKFVVTTPIYYVNDLPHIGSAYTTIAADVLARFHRLKGDSVLMVTGTDEHGQKIQRTAEALGRSPQAHCDEIAAGFAALWERFNIQYDRFIRTTAPRHEAIVKEFFQRVWDAGDIYLGQQQGWYCVSCEEFKEERDLLPEKHCPLHPNKQVEWRDEKNYFFRLSKYQDALERLYESQPDFIQPESRRNEVLSFVSQGLQDFSISRVNLAWGIPLPVDPDHTIYVWFDALLNYVTASVEPDQEPTLANAVWWPASLHLIGKDILRFHAVYWPAMLMSAGLPLPERVFGHGFLTKDGQKMSKSLGNIIDPFDLVQRYNSDAIRYYFLKEIEFGRDGDFSETRFVNILNADLANDLGNLLNRVLKLAHKNCGGKVPGGGGDRPLLDESLKAIGKDLGEAVTQAYETLAFDQACNAVLSVVRASNKYVDEQAPWTLFKQGNQSAAERVIYTVLETVRLSAYLLSPIVPNLSSRIYQQLGYAVDFNQLDEAFIAASIPFSAHTRWGTLPSGQSLAAPQPVFQRLELPIAS from the coding sequence ATGACCTCTTTCTCTAAAGAAAAAAACAAATTTGTTGTTACTACGCCGATCTACTACGTAAACGATCTGCCCCATATTGGGAGCGCCTACACTACGATCGCCGCAGATGTTCTGGCGCGGTTCCATCGTCTAAAGGGTGACTCGGTGCTGATGGTGACGGGCACGGATGAGCATGGTCAGAAAATCCAGCGGACGGCTGAGGCGTTGGGGCGATCGCCCCAGGCTCATTGCGACGAAATTGCTGCCGGGTTTGCTGCGCTCTGGGAACGGTTCAACATCCAGTACGACCGCTTTATCCGCACCACTGCCCCCCGACATGAAGCGATCGTCAAAGAGTTTTTTCAGCGGGTGTGGGATGCGGGCGACATCTATCTGGGGCAGCAGCAGGGTTGGTACTGCGTCTCCTGCGAAGAGTTCAAAGAAGAGCGCGATCTGCTGCCGGAGAAGCACTGTCCGCTGCATCCCAATAAACAGGTCGAGTGGCGCGACGAAAAGAACTATTTTTTCCGCCTGTCAAAATATCAGGACGCGCTGGAAAGACTCTACGAATCTCAGCCCGACTTTATTCAGCCCGAAAGCCGCCGCAATGAGGTGCTGAGCTTTGTCAGCCAGGGATTACAGGATTTCTCCATTTCTCGCGTCAACCTGGCGTGGGGCATTCCGCTGCCCGTTGATCCCGACCATACCATCTACGTCTGGTTTGACGCGCTGCTGAACTATGTGACGGCCTCGGTCGAGCCAGACCAGGAGCCGACGCTGGCAAATGCGGTATGGTGGCCCGCCAGCCTACATCTAATTGGTAAAGATATCCTGCGGTTTCATGCGGTCTATTGGCCAGCCATGCTGATGTCCGCAGGATTGCCCCTGCCAGAGCGAGTATTCGGGCACGGCTTCTTGACCAAAGATGGTCAAAAAATGAGCAAGAGTCTCGGTAATATCATCGATCCGTTTGATTTGGTTCAGCGCTACAATTCCGATGCGATTCGCTACTATTTCCTCAAAGAAATTGAGTTTGGTCGCGATGGCGATTTCAGCGAAACTCGGTTTGTCAATATCCTGAATGCTGACCTGGCAAACGATTTGGGCAACCTGCTGAACCGTGTTTTGAAGCTTGCCCATAAGAACTGTGGGGGGAAGGTTCCGGGAGGAGGGGGCGATCGCCCGTTGCTCGACGAATCCCTTAAAGCAATTGGAAAAGACCTGGGGGAAGCCGTCACTCAAGCTTACGAAACCCTGGCCTTTGACCAAGCCTGTAATGCGGTGCTGTCTGTCGTGCGTGCCAGCAACAAGTACGTAGACGAGCAGGCACCCTGGACGCTTTTCAAGCAGGGCAATCAATCTGCCGCTGAGCGGGTCATCTACACCGTTCTTGAAACGGTTCGACTCTCTGCCTATTTGCTGTCGCCTATCGTGCCCAACTTGAGTAGTCGAATTTATCAGCAGTTGGGCTACGCGGTGGACTTTAACCAACTGGATGAGGCGTTCATCGCGGCTTCGATCCCATTTTCGGCTCACACCCGCTGGGGCACTCTGCCGTCGGGACAGTCGCTCGCTGCGCCGCAGCCTGTGTTTCAGCGTCTAGAGCTTCCGATAGCCTCCTAA
- the cbiT gene encoding precorrin-6Y C5,15-methyltransferase subunit CbiT — MASPLWPYVTSGIPDDRFEQLPGIPLTKREIRVLLLSQLRLRPDAVLWDIGAGTGTIPVEVGLRCPLGKVYAIERDAEVASLIRRNCDRFGVKTVEVVEGSAPECLSELADAPDCVCVEGGRSVKAILQAAWSYLLPGGRIVAIATNLETLYAISECLASLQVRNVEVVQSVINRLENRGIHQVFAALDPMFIVSGEKGE, encoded by the coding sequence ATGGCTTCTCCACTTTGGCCCTATGTCACCTCTGGCATTCCCGACGACCGCTTTGAGCAGTTGCCCGGAATTCCCCTGACCAAGCGCGAAATTCGGGTGCTGCTGCTGTCGCAACTGCGGCTGCGTCCGGACGCAGTGTTGTGGGATATTGGCGCGGGCACGGGCACGATTCCGGTAGAAGTGGGGCTGCGGTGTCCTTTGGGAAAGGTTTATGCCATCGAGCGCGACGCGGAAGTGGCCAGCCTGATTCGCCGCAACTGCGATCGCTTTGGCGTAAAAACAGTGGAAGTGGTGGAGGGCAGCGCCCCAGAGTGCCTGAGCGAGCTAGCGGATGCGCCGGACTGCGTGTGTGTGGAGGGGGGGCGATCGGTGAAGGCGATTTTGCAGGCGGCGTGGAGCTATTTGCTGCCGGGGGGACGCATCGTGGCGATCGCCACTAACCTCGAAACGCTCTATGCCATCTCAGAATGTCTCGCCAGCCTCCAGGTTCGCAATGTGGAAGTAGTGCAGTCGGTGATCAACCGCCTGGAAAATCGCGGCATTCATCAGGTGTTTGCAGCGCTTGACCCCATGTTTATCGTCAGCGGCGAAAAAGGAGAATGA
- the lptC gene encoding LPS export ABC transporter periplasmic protein LptC: MPRFISIWALLTAGLMVGLTACQPRNRASERLARDSAAVQQIDTNLTFNNITLDQADEQGKTVWRITAKQATYSEDKQIARLTLPEGELYQDGKAAYQVRAQSGEILQNGEKIFLRGDIEAIDLESKAVLKAQELEWIPNRSLLILRKDLTGTHPQIQIAADQAQIFNKERRMELSGQVTATTTDPVLQLKAERLVWLMQREQVVSDRPLQVTRFLNQQVSDVAQGNQGNLNLQTNVLTLTNSARIVTSNPPLQISSNSLVWNVPQEVLSTDQPVTVIQRQEQVTLAANAGRFNLGPQTATLTGNVRAVGQRNQAQLNANRLDWNIRSREVVAEGDVDYRQTDPPVTMRGPRAVGKLERQTVTVSGGRVVTEIIPEGL, from the coding sequence ATGCCTCGTTTTATCTCTATCTGGGCTTTGCTGACCGCAGGGTTGATGGTCGGGTTGACGGCTTGCCAGCCTAGAAACCGTGCCTCGGAGCGGCTGGCGCGGGATAGCGCTGCGGTTCAGCAAATTGATACCAACCTGACCTTCAACAACATTACGCTGGATCAGGCAGATGAACAGGGCAAAACGGTCTGGCGCATTACGGCTAAGCAGGCGACCTATAGCGAAGATAAGCAAATCGCCAGATTGACCCTGCCCGAAGGCGAACTCTATCAAGATGGAAAAGCGGCCTATCAGGTAAGGGCGCAGTCGGGTGAAATTCTGCAAAATGGCGAGAAGATTTTCCTGCGGGGCGACATCGAGGCAATTGACCTAGAAAGCAAGGCGGTGCTGAAGGCGCAGGAACTGGAGTGGATTCCGAATCGCAGTCTGTTGATTCTTCGCAAAGACCTGACGGGAACCCACCCGCAGATTCAGATCGCCGCAGACCAGGCGCAAATTTTCAACAAAGAACGCCGCATGGAACTGAGCGGGCAGGTCACTGCGACGACGACTGATCCCGTCCTGCAACTGAAGGCAGAGCGGCTCGTGTGGCTGATGCAGCGAGAACAGGTGGTGAGCGATCGCCCGCTGCAAGTGACCCGGTTCTTGAACCAGCAGGTGAGCGATGTGGCCCAGGGCAACCAGGGCAATCTGAACCTGCAAACCAACGTGCTGACCCTGACCAACAGCGCCCGCATTGTCACCAGCAACCCGCCGCTGCAAATTAGCAGCAATTCCCTAGTGTGGAATGTGCCGCAGGAGGTGCTGAGTACCGACCAGCCTGTGACGGTGATTCAGCGGCAGGAGCAAGTGACCTTAGCCGCAAATGCCGGACGGTTTAACCTGGGCCCGCAAACGGCAACGCTCACGGGGAACGTCCGCGCCGTGGGGCAGCGCAACCAGGCGCAACTCAATGCCAACCGACTGGACTGGAATATCCGCAGCCGTGAGGTCGTTGCCGAGGGGGATGTGGACTATCGCCAGACCGATCCACCCGTCACCATGCGAGGCCCCCGTGCTGTCGGCAAGCTAGAGCGGCAGACTGTGACCGTTAGTGGCGGGCGCGTAGTGACGGAGATTATTCCTGAAGGGCTTTGA
- a CDS encoding phosphatidate cytidylyltransferase: protein MASPRVLSAIIAIILALGMVCLGGWYFTLGVALMVYLGQLEYFQLCRAKGMAPAAKTTLAVSQLILVTATLSPTLADAVVPVAGTCICFYLLFQPKLATIADISASILGLFYGGYLPSYWVRLRSLGQAEVSNLPLNGFLPLSWDDWQALPPGLTTMLIAFGCIWAADIGAYVFGKLFGKTRLSAISPKKTVEGAVLGVLGSVAVGTIGSWLLRWPGFPLTGMALGLIIGIASLLGDLTESMMKRDAGVKDSGQLIPGHGGILDRADSYVFTAPLVYYFVTLLLPLLPA from the coding sequence ATGGCATCGCCCCGAGTTCTCAGCGCTATCATCGCCATCATTCTTGCCTTGGGAATGGTGTGTTTGGGCGGGTGGTATTTCACCCTGGGCGTTGCGCTGATGGTGTATTTGGGGCAATTAGAGTATTTCCAGCTTTGCCGCGCCAAGGGCATGGCTCCGGCTGCCAAGACGACGCTAGCCGTCAGCCAGCTGATTCTGGTAACGGCTACGCTCTCCCCCACGCTGGCTGATGCGGTGGTGCCCGTCGCTGGAACCTGCATTTGCTTTTACCTGCTGTTTCAGCCCAAACTGGCGACGATCGCCGACATTTCTGCCTCCATTTTGGGGCTATTCTACGGCGGCTATCTGCCGAGCTATTGGGTGAGGCTGCGATCGCTCGGCCAGGCAGAAGTCAGCAACCTACCGCTAAATGGCTTTTTGCCCCTCTCCTGGGACGATTGGCAAGCCCTACCGCCAGGGCTGACGACGATGCTCATCGCCTTTGGCTGTATCTGGGCTGCGGATATTGGGGCCTATGTATTTGGCAAGCTGTTTGGCAAAACGCGCCTGTCTGCTATTAGTCCCAAGAAAACGGTAGAAGGGGCAGTGCTGGGGGTGTTGGGCAGCGTCGCGGTCGGGACGATCGGATCTTGGCTGCTGCGGTGGCCGGGCTTTCCGCTGACGGGTATGGCGCTAGGACTAATCATTGGCATTGCCAGCCTGCTGGGTGACCTGACGGAATCGATGATGAAGCGCGACGCGGGCGTAAAGGATTCTGGGCAACTCATTCCGGGGCATGGTGGTATCCTCGATCGCGCCGATAGCTATGTGTTCACTGCGCCACTGGTTTACTATTTCGTGACGCTCCTGCTGCCGCTGCTGCCCGCGTAG
- a CDS encoding DUF445 domain-containing protein — protein sequence MNLQSLIILVAPPILGGIIGYFTNDIAIKMLFRPYKPIHLGGRRLPFTPGLIPANQERLAQRISNAILGSLLTPEELQNIARRLLQPERVQAAIQWLLSLTLTQIQQGNEQRTVKIVSNILHDLVGQSLPRTIKVLARREDFLEAQLNQLFDQVLLEFQFSQSQAEQLSKWMLDAVLPPDVLRQGAIDFLTDRNIQVIDESFRSKTSGTYWVVANLFGVRNALVRLRTHCLDEPDASNAVIKELIRTLNIQDRLREVLQNLSLQNLPVSTVRQLRRTLRDNFRHYLQTQGEELLMGLSNSVDWDKVAGLLVNRLRASEAVNSSLEPVSKELALVLERYLERDLEAIVKQAIPILNLEQVIMDRVKATSPQNLEAAIQGIVKSELQGIVNLGGILGVVVGLMQTVFVLLTR from the coding sequence TTGAACCTCCAGTCTCTCATCATTCTTGTTGCACCCCCCATTCTTGGCGGGATCATTGGCTATTTCACCAATGACATCGCCATCAAAATGCTCTTTCGCCCCTACAAGCCGATTCACCTTGGCGGACGGCGACTGCCTTTTACGCCGGGGCTAATTCCAGCAAACCAAGAGCGACTAGCCCAGCGTATTTCTAACGCCATTCTCGGATCGCTGCTGACCCCAGAAGAACTGCAAAACATTGCCCGACGGCTCTTGCAGCCGGAGCGTGTGCAGGCGGCAATTCAGTGGCTCCTCTCGCTCACCCTGACCCAGATTCAGCAGGGCAACGAGCAGCGCACGGTCAAAATTGTCTCCAACATTCTGCACGATCTGGTAGGACAGTCGTTGCCCCGCACAATCAAGGTGCTGGCGCGGCGCGAAGATTTTCTAGAAGCCCAGCTCAATCAGCTATTTGACCAAGTATTGCTGGAGTTTCAGTTTTCTCAGTCGCAGGCCGAGCAGCTTTCCAAATGGATGCTGGATGCAGTGCTGCCCCCAGACGTGCTGCGTCAGGGCGCGATCGACTTCCTCACCGATCGCAACATTCAGGTCATCGACGAAAGCTTTCGGTCAAAAACCAGCGGCACCTACTGGGTCGTGGCAAACCTGTTTGGCGTGCGAAATGCACTGGTGCGGCTGCGAACCCACTGTCTAGACGAACCCGATGCCAGCAACGCCGTAATCAAGGAACTCATCCGCACGCTGAATATTCAGGATCGGCTGCGGGAAGTGCTGCAAAATCTGTCGCTGCAAAACCTGCCCGTGTCTACAGTGCGACAATTGCGCCGGACGCTGCGCGACAACTTTCGCCACTATTTGCAAACCCAGGGCGAAGAGTTGCTGATGGGGCTGAGCAATTCGGTCGATTGGGACAAGGTGGCAGGATTGCTGGTGAACCGACTGCGGGCCTCGGAAGCGGTGAATAGTTCGCTGGAGCCTGTCAGCAAGGAACTGGCTCTGGTCTTGGAACGCTATCTGGAGCGGGATCTAGAGGCGATCGTAAAACAGGCGATTCCCATCTTGAACCTGGAGCAGGTCATCATGGATCGCGTCAAAGCGACCTCGCCGCAAAACCTGGAAGCCGCCATCCAGGGCATCGTGAAAAGTGAACTCCAGGGCATCGTGAACCTGGGCGGCATTTTGGGTGTGGTTGTGGGGCTGATGCAGACGGTGTTTGTGCTGCTGACGCGCTAG